Proteins encoded within one genomic window of Anopheles gambiae chromosome 3, idAnoGambNW_F1_1, whole genome shotgun sequence:
- the LOC1270602 gene encoding sterol regulatory element-binding protein cleavage-activating protein produces MTASAGVESMSPPPSAEERINHLTHQQQQYVTSNHSTSQLAQRKPLLSQQQQQQQQQPSAASGFTQHPSLGPATMKPPPRPTATTAGARGPPKSPSDRSKGAGGSTGGTTLPSRVSQIYYKHGLFLSSYPTTATSFALAIIIFCCYPLLNIPLPGTIPTKVIFPYTESISENLHLSNANLTSEFYNPFSFSGGNMFNIYNISVETPFPWARIDPLLYVQQIIMRTSVVPWEDDLLLTDAFRAPLYEVFKLLEIIRNHEDQSKTMLSHLCLHVENVKRSSQQTLFPEYNCLLLSPANLWQQNMQNFNKDSNLLNTVYVNHNLQKSKVSTAEMLFGIPLRDTGVKRYPMRVRPRIIQYAVTLILRENNPAFIESLKQKLTRAYPLHQKEPSTDASGGVPAQPEAPSAPKQQQSIMYIFYPGEFNWKEVLPQCIAFCVLFIYVYFSVRKIEAIRSRIMLASCAVLTVLGSLLMSLGLCFFFGLTISFQSKGVYPYLVILVGLENVLVITKSVLTTDNNLDVKIRVAQGLSREGWSITKNLLTEITILTGGLATFVPVIQEFCIFAMVGLVSDFLLQMLFFATVLALDIKRVEYSAEVRRLPKMLYFNNELRRGTGAAAGQANGPAREVRNGGGSINRSRSHPKLTGLEQAASHPKTGPGSGKDVKIPKRLRIVNFWARTRFFQRGFMIWMVLWISNIIYNAGLIEELFVIDKNLTGHERLPLDAGAPRFEGGGLAMHDLGDPSTEATLEMDRLNYHKNLPDAGMLRGGGGVASDKAGTAEHRALNVSEQLQRLKHPDYETVYQLSNFHWSSILKQYNVSLSGRYVTVLPAIKLSHAVSPATAIQLRNADEKAPHHFQWKALAVALDPLDFSDADTGDGSHVPIGNAPFYPKTPMEILLTCMLLVVSTFVVTYTMIVLYRCVCTRNYAEWRASWQESDSETEPKPEQCLLEGVPVQVDGHVHRIECLVTDGNMVASSCLQGQVKVWDVSNGELLAEIDRLHYFELQQHRGSSASPQSLPSPPTAGVLLRNDLGEPITGLQEAFPVAGGSSSSPVSCSPPGTAVAASFKLRKKLHFNFSSLDGGAAASAQAATDSKLFDFQAQYERFFTPCSPPAANGAVNGGSGCDLRNRFASNGAPVASWAESNASTEEQPSYSHWMARPTTLSNECPQPPGSPKQQQHHVSPIWCLDFLDNLIVIGCADGRLEFWEGSSGSFKCIHDAEHSHNNGVTNIKLTGDRVIAARLSGRIDFFRLETYNQGRQIDWGFTSAYRRTHMRTGSAGSLGSLQAAMAASSGPGSHSASEELRCLLEFQQQGHQQPVTCLEVAGNTVMTGSQDHTLKVYRADSHVMLYTLHGHCGPITCLFIDQWQSGMAGSGSQDGLLCVWDLTTGACMYKIQAHDDSIVALVGSPSYVISLGLDERIRVWDRFQGHPLNTITVSHAYSALVMLTPSLLVTGKPGALVVWDARSGEVAREVKLDCSNMQLCPKIMLPACGSVICDYGNQMRIVRFPLVAADKCD; encoded by the exons ATGACGGCATCCGCTGGTGTAGAATCAATGTCACCACCACCGTCCGCTGAAGAGCGCATCAACCATCTTacccatcagcagcagcagtacgtcaCCTCCAATCACAGCACATCACAGCTGGCGCAAAGGAAACCACTGTTgtcacagcaacagcagcagcagcagcaacagcccaGTGCTGCCAGTGGCTTCACACAGCATCCATCGCTGGGCCCGGCCACGATGAAACCACCGCCCCGACCTACAGCAACAACGGCCGGAGCCCGTGGGCCACCAAAATCACCGTCCGACCGTAGCAAGGGAGCCGGCGGCTCCACCGGCGGCACCACGCTTCCATCCCGCGTGTCACAGATCTACTACAAGCATGGGCTGTTCCTCTCCAGCTATCCGACGACGGCGACCAGCTTCGCCCttgccatcatcatcttctgcTG CTACCCACTGCTAAACATCCCCCTACCGGGGACGATACCAACCAAAGTGATATTCCCGTACACGGAAAGCATTAGCGAAAATTTGCACCTGTCCAATGCGAACCTGACGAGCGAATTCTACAACCCGTTCAGCTTCTCCGGCGGCAACATGTTTAACATCTACAACATCAGCGTGGAAACGCCGTTCCCGTGGGCCCGAATCGATCCGCTACTGTACGTGCAGCAGATCATCATGCGCACGAGCGTGGTACCGTGGGAAGATGATCTGCTGCTGACCGATGCGTTCCGTGCGCCACTGTACGAGGTGTTCAAGCTGCTAGAGATTATACGCAATCACGAAGATCAGAG caAAACTATGCTAAGCCATCTCTGTCTGCATGTGGAAAATGTGAAGCGATCCTCGCAGCAGACCctgtttcccgagtacaactGCTTGCTGCTATCGCCGGCCAATCTGTGGCAGCAAAACATGCAGAACTTCAATAAGGATAGCAATCTGTTAAACACGGTGTACGTGAATCAT AATCTCCAAAAGTCCAAAGTCTCGACGGCAGAAATGCTGTTCGGCATACCGCTGCGTGACACGGGAGTGAAGCGGTACCCGATGCGCGTCCGGCCGCGCATCATCCAGTACGCGGTGACGCTGATTTTGCGCGAAAACAATCCAGCATTTATAGAATCgttaaagcaaaagcttaCCCGTGCGTACCCGCTGCATCAAAAGGAACCCTCGACCGATGCATCGGGCGGCGTGCCGGCCCAGCCCGAAGCACCCTCGGccccgaagcagcagcaatcgatcATGTACATCTTCTACCCGGGCGAATTCAACTGGAAGGAGGTGCTGCCCCAGTGTATCGCGTTTTGTGTGCTGTTCATTTACGTCTACTTTTCCGTGCGCAAAATCGAAGCCATCCGGTCGCGCATCATGCTAGCGTCCTGTGCCGTGCTGACCGTGCTGGGCAGTTTGCTGATGTCACTGGGGCTGTGTTTCTTCTTCGGACTCACGATCAGCTTCCAGTCGAAGGGTGTCTATCCGTACCTGGTCATACTGGTGGGGCTGGAGAACGTGCTCGTCATTACGAAGAGTGTGCTCACGACGGACAACAATCTGGACGTAAAGATACGGGTCGCACAAGGCCTGAGCCGGGAGGGCTGGTCCATTACGAAGAACTTGCTGACGGAAATTACGATCCTTACCGGGGGGCTGGCGACGTTCGTGCCGGTAATACAGGAGTTTTGCATCTTCGCGATGGTGGGCCTCGTGTCGGACTTTCTGTTGCAGATGCTGTTCTTCGCCACCGTGCTGGCGCTGGACATAAAGCGCGTCGAGTACAGTGCCGAGGTGCGGCGACTGCCCAAGATGCTGTACTTCAACAACGAGCTAAGGCGGGGTACCGGGGCCGCCGCGGGACAGGCGAACGGTCCGGCACGGGAAGTGCGAAACGGGGGCGGTTCGATTAATCGCTCCCGATCGCACCCGAAACTGACGGGTCTGGAGCAGGCGGCGAGCCATCCGAAGACCGGGCCGGGCAGCGGGAAGGATGTGAAAATACCGAAGCGCCTGCGGATTGTAAACTTTTGGGCTAGGACAAGGTTTTTCCAGCGCGGCTTCATGATCTGGATGGTGCTGTGGATTTCGAACATTATCTACAATGCTGGGCTGATCGAGGAGCTGTTTGTGATCGATAAGAACCTGACCGGGCACGAACGGTTGCCGTTGGACGCCGGAGCGCCTCGGTTTGAGGGTGGCGGACTGGCTATGCACGACCTGGGTGATCCTAGCACGGAGGCGACGCTCGAGATGGATCGTTTAAATTACCACAAAAACCTACCGGATGCAGGCATGCtgaggggtggtggtggtgttgccaGTGACAAAGCAGGAACCGCCGAACATCGTGCGCTGAACGTATCGGAACAGCTGCAGCGGTTGAAGCACCCCGACTACGAAACCGTCTACCAGCTGTCCAATTTCCACTGGTCGTCGATACTGAAGCAGTACAACGTGTCGCTCAGCGGACGGTACGTGACGGTGCTGCCGGCGATTAAGCTTTCCCACGCGGTCAGCCCCGCGACCGCCATCCAGCTGCGCAACGCGGACGAGAAAGCGCCGCACCATTTCCAGTGGAAAGCGCTGGCGGTGGCGCTCGATCCGCTCGACTTCAGCGATGCCGACACGGGCGACGGGTCGCACGTACCGATCGGCAACGCACCGTTCTACCCGAAAACGCCGATGGAGATACTGCTCACCTGCATGCTGCTCGTGGTGAGCACGTTCGTGGTGACGTACACGATGATAGTGCTGTACCGGTGCGTCTGCACGCGCAACTACGCCGAGTGGCGGGCGAGCTGGCAGGAGAGCGACAGCGAGACGGAACCGAAGCCGGAGCAGTGCCTGCTGGAGGGCGTCCCGGTACAGGTCGATGGGCACGTGCACCGCATCGAGTGTCTGGTGACGGACGGGAACATGGTGGCGAGCTCCTGCCTGCAGGGCCAGGTGAAGGTGTGGGACGTGAGCAATGGCGAGCTGCTGGCGGAGATCGACCGGCTGCACTActtcgagctgcagcagcaccggggCAGCTCGGCGTCGCCCCAATCGCTGCCCTCGCCGCCCACCGCCGGTGTTCTGCTGCGTAACGATCTGGGCGAACCCATTACCGGGCTGCAGGAAGCGTTCCCGGTGGCCGGTGGTTCAAGCAGCTCGCCAGTGTCGTGCTCACCGCCCGGCACGGCCGTAGCCGCTTCGTTCAAGCTGCGCAAGAAGCTGCACTTTAATTTCTCCAGCCTGGACGGTGGCGCGGCGGCGAGTGCGCAGGCAGCGACCGACTCGAAGCTGTTCGACTTCCAGGCACAGTACGAACGGTTCTTCACACCCTGTTCGCCCCCGGCCGCAAACGGTGCCGTGAACGGTGGAAGTGGGTGTGATCTGCGGAATCGCTTTGCCTCGAACGGAGCGCCAGTGGCGAGCTGGGCGGAATCGAACGCCTCGACAGAGGAGCAACCGTCCTACAGCCACTGGATGGCGCGTCCCACGACACTGTCGAACGAGTGTCCGCAGCCGCCCGGGAGtccaaagcagcagcaacaccacgtGTCGCCGATCTGGTGTTTGGACTTTCTCGACAATCTCATCGTGATCGGGTGTGCGGACGGGCGGCTGGAGTTCTGGGAGGGCAGCAGCGGTAGTTTTAAG TGCATCCACGATGCAGAACATTCACACAACAATGGCGTGACGAACATCAAGCTGACGGGGGATCGCGTTATAGCGGCCCGGCTGAGTGGACGAATTGACTTTTTCCGCCTGGAAACGTACAACCAGGGAAGACAGATCGATTGGGGCTTTACGTCGGCGTACCGACGAA CACACATGCGAACCGGCTCGGCGGGTAGCCTCGGTTCGCTCCAGGCAGCGATGGCAGCGAGCAGTGGGCCCGGATCTCATTCCGCGTCCGAGGAGCTGCGCTGTCTGCTAGAGTTTCAGCAGCAGGGCCACCAGCAACCGGTAACCTGTCTCGAGGTGGCAGGCAATACCGTGATGACGGGCAGCCAGGATCACACGCTGAAGGTGTACCGGGCGGACAGTCACGTGATGCTGTACACGCTGCACGGGCACTGTGGCCCCATTACCTGCCTGTTCATCGACCAGTGGCAGTCGGGGATGGCCGGTTCGGGCTCGCAGGATGgattgctgtgtgtgtgggaccTGACGACAG
- the LOC1270601 gene encoding golgin subfamily A member 2 isoform X2 has protein sequence MADKAEKIAAARKKLKQYQARQKDRDHDPHQPQEGCTEPTPPDIGQPYATTTTTDAAHPDQHQPSSPSPQPSFTSVELTAPKPSTTVDGPPGGSVSIANYFSNNSSSNSTNTFAFSHQPGAVDLFENVEPKLAETAPPAPIAEVRQPEPPQPAPALPVDASLYNINRLSDEIGNLIANANADLGPQNTILELESEKADLGRQLNAERLENDELRLRLRNNQSLVDELKLEIDRLRLENSTRLTVEMGPLQEQLQMQIQAVGVLVGEKAELTASLSRCKSLLQERSAETDELQRRLQDSASAVQRLERELTEAKSQGQRYERLEETIASQVGEYQREAERFRKLHDELQEDLAELRQKLTVRNEEYQAAQQSLEQVRSELGLAKVRIDQLTTDDGQDYNAKIESLTQQNLIKAQQIKDLQDVIKQIGTERDQSSQQYQNYVLHLNKEISNLAEKIQELTDENNRLAKSEEAAVRFANELERQIQQQMQRQQSVYVAGQEGPAGEGDGKWREQAEQLTAELDGLRQSYDKLAREKEELMNGSVSNEEKQKTDYEAQLKQYEEQVADLQLTVERLQLDKPDVAKLLAEIESGRVGASRAVQQNQELKSQLEEMQRAFVQISNDKLNLTDKLQTELHLGKEMKANYGNLETELGAIREKLHYKDEEMIRLAHENTELSKQIYQQNQEIDRLRYYESRSNDAATLQRELELQKRTAEELRRQLREGSETRAVVANGDSEQAIAQSRPVDSAQLQQEIDTLREEKAELLKALNRFQQDRSQEQAGQNGGTTAAAFDHQSSIVSSIPTIEAMEKLQQRFKRTMLEVAELTEEKQRLEHLVLQLQGETETIGEYITLYQQQRRLLKQKDMERDLQLQQLADDREMMKLKLKELNYLVHRLVQEQQEGGPEQHHDGLHSSSLSHLDASFAANNTTSPSSGASTPSSPMVRANGAEGDYHHEHHHDHDHDHDHQHHSPPLPKVHIRPTETAGRILSLLTDIKEANIPYGSGVQHCSCCSGRLETV, from the exons ATGGCAGACAAGGCAGAGAAAATCGCTGCTGCAaggaaaaag CTCAAGCAGTACCAGGCACGGCAGAAGGACCGGGATCATGATCCGCACCAGCCGCAGGAAGGTTGCACCGAACCGACCCCGCCAGACATAGGTCAACCGTAcgcgacaacaacaacaacagatgCTGCACACCCAGACCAGCACCAGCCGTCATCGCCTTCGCCCCAACCATCCTTCACCTCCGTTGAGCTCACGGCACCGAAACCCTCCACAACAGTCGATGGGCCACCCGGTGGATCCGTTTCGATTGCGAACTAtttcagcaacaacagcagcagcaacagcaccaacacCTTCGCCTTCTCCCACCAGCCCGGTGCGGTGGATTTGTTCGAGAATGTCGAACCAAAGCTGGCGGAAACGGCACCACCGGCACCGATTGCTGAAGTCCGCCAACCCGAACCACCGCAGCCAGCGCCGGCGCTACCGGTCGATGCCAGCCTGTACAACATTAACCGGCTCTCAGACGAAATCGGCAATCTGATCGCGAACGCAAACGCCGACCTCGgaccacaaaacacaatactCGAGCTGGAGTCGGAAAAGGCCGACCTGGGCCGGCAGCTGAACGcggaacggttggaaaacgACGAGCTGCGGCTGCGGCTACGCAACAACCAGTCGCTGGTGGACGAGCTGAAGCTCGAGATTGACCGGTTGCGGCTGGAGAACAGCACGCGGCTCACCGTCGAGATGGGACCGCTGCAGGAGCAGCTGCAGATGCAGATCCAGGCGGTCGGGGTGCTGGTGGGCGAGAAGGCCGAACTTACCGCCTCGCTGAGCAGGTGCAAGTCACTGCTCCAGGAACGGTCAGCCGAAACGGACGAGCTGCAGCGTCGGCTGCAGGATTCGGCCAGCGCGGTGCAGCGGCTCGAGCGCGAGCTGACCGAAGCGAAGAGTCAGGGCCAGCGGTACGAGCGGCTGGAAGAGACGATAGCCTCCCAGGTCGGCGAGTACCAGCGGGAGGCGGAACGGTTCCGCAAGCTGCACGACGAGCTGCAGGAAGATTTGGCCGAGTTGCGCCAAAAGCTGACCGTGCGGAACGAGGAATATCAAGCCGCCCAGCAGTCGCTCGAGCAGGTACGGTCCGAGCTGGGGCTGGCGAAGGTGCGCATCGATCAGCTCACCACGGACGATGGGCAGGATTACAATGCAAAGATTGAGTCGCTAACGCAGCAAAATCTGATCAAGGCGCAGCAGATCAAGGATCTGCAGGACGTGATCAAGCAGATCGGCACGGAGCGGGACCAGAGCAGCCAGCAGTACCAGAACTACGTGCTGCACCTGAACAAGGAGATCAGCAATCTGGCGGAAAAGATCCAGGAGCTGACGGACGAGAACAACCGGCTGGCGAAGAGCGAGGAGGCGGCCGTACGCTTTGCCAACGAGCTCGAGCGGCAGATACAGCAGCAGATGCAGCGGCAGCAGTCGGTGTACGTGGCGGGTCAGGAGGGGCCGGCCGGCGAGGGCGATGGGAAGTGGCGCGAGCAGGCGGAACAGCTAACAGCGGAGCTGGACGGTTTGCGGCAAAGTTACGACAAATTGGCACGTGAAAAGGAGGAGCTTatg AATGGAAGTGTTTCGAACgaggaaaaacagaaaaccgaCTACGAAGCGCAGCTGAAGCAGTACGAAGAGCAGGTTGCCGATCTGCAGCTTACGGTGGAACGCTTGCAACTGGACAAACCGGACGTGGCAAAGCTGCTGGCGGAGATTGAGAGCGGTCGGGTCGGTGCTTCCCGTGCCGTGCAGCAGAACCAGGAGCTTAAATCACAGCTGGAAGAGATGCAGCGAGCGTTTGTGCAGATT AGCAACGACAAGCTAAACCTCACGGATAAGCTGCAGACGGAGCTGCACCTGGGGAAGGAGATGAAAGCAAACTACGGCAATCTCGAGACCGAGCTGGGTGCCATACGCGAGAAGCTGCACTACAAGGACGAGGAAATGATACGGCTGGCGCACGAAAACACCGAGCTGAGCAAGCAAATCTACCAGCAGAATCAGGAGATCGATCGGTTGCGCTACTACGAGTCCCGCTCGAACGATGCCGCCACGCTGCAGCGCGAGCTGGAGCTGCAGAAGCGCACTGCAGAGGAGCTGCGGCGCCAGCTGCGCGAAGGATCGGAAACGCGCGCCGTGGTAGCGAACGGTGACAGTGAGCAAGCGATTGCACAGTCCCGCCCGGTGGACAGTGCCCAGCTGCAGCAGGAAATTGACACGCTGCGGGAGGAAAAGGCCGAGCTGCTGAAGGCACTGAACCGCTTCCAGCAGGATCGATCGCAGGAACAGGCCGGTCAAAACGGTggcaccacagcagcagcgttcGATCACCAGTCGTCGATCGTGAGCAGCATCCCGACGATCGAGGCGATGGAGAAGCTGCAGCAGCGGTTCAAGCGCACCATGCTGGAGGTGGCCGAGCTGACGGAGGAAAAGCAGCGGCTCGAGCATCtggtgctgcagctgcagggCGAGACGGAAACGATCGGCGAGTACATCACgctgtaccagcagcagcgccggcTGCTCAAGCAGAAGGACATGGAGCGCGatctgcagctgcagcagctggcgGACGATCGGGAAATGATGAAGCTGAAGCTGAAGGAGCTCAACTATCTCGTGCACCGGCTGGTACAGGAACAGCAGGAGGGTGGGCCGGAGCAGCACCATGACGGGttacacagcagcagcctcaGTCATCTGGATGCGAGCTTCGCAGCGAACAACACTACTAGTCCGAGTAGCGGTGCATCGACACCGTCATCACCGATGGTGCGTGCGAACGGTGCTGAAGGGGATTACCACCACGAACACCATCatgatcacgatcacgatcacgaccaccagcaccactcTCCGCCATTACCAAAGGTGCACATCAGGCCGACGGAAACGGCCGGCCGCATCCTGTCGCTGCTGACCGACATCAAGGAGGCGAACATTCCGTACGGCAGCGGGGTGCAGCACTGTTCCTGCTGCTCCGGACGGCTCGAGACGGTTTAG
- the LOC1270601 gene encoding golgin subfamily A member 2 isoform X1, with translation MADKAEKIAAARKKLKQYQARQKDRDHDPHQPQEGCTEPTPPDIGQPYATTTTTDAAHPDQHQPSSPSPQPSFTSVELTAPKPSTTVDGPPGGSVSIANYFSNNSSSNSTNTFAFSHQPGAVDLFENVEPKLAETAPPAPIAEVRQPEPPQPAPALPVDASLYNINRLSDEIGNLIANANADLGPQNTILELESEKADLGRQLNAERLENDELRLRLRNNQSLVDELKLEIDRLRLENSTRLTVEMGPLQEQLQMQIQAVGVLVGEKAELTASLSRCKSLLQERSAETDELQRRLQDSASAVQRLERELTEAKSQGQRYERLEETIASQVGEYQREAERFRKLHDELQEDLAELRQKLTVRNEEYQAAQQSLEQVRSELGLAKVRIDQLTTDDGQDYNAKIESLTQQNLIKAQQIKDLQDVIKQIGTERDQSSQQYQNYVLHLNKEISNLAEKIQELTDENNRLAKSEEAAVRFANELERQIQQQMQRQQSVYVAGQEGPAGEGDGKWREQAEQLTAELDGLRQSYDKLAREKEELMNGSVSNEEKQKTDYEAQLKQYEEQVADLQLTVERLQLDKPDVAKLLAEIESGRVGASRAVQQNQELKSQLEEMQRAFVQIVSEACACIPFLGFNESNVSSPLFFFQSNDKLNLTDKLQTELHLGKEMKANYGNLETELGAIREKLHYKDEEMIRLAHENTELSKQIYQQNQEIDRLRYYESRSNDAATLQRELELQKRTAEELRRQLREGSETRAVVANGDSEQAIAQSRPVDSAQLQQEIDTLREEKAELLKALNRFQQDRSQEQAGQNGGTTAAAFDHQSSIVSSIPTIEAMEKLQQRFKRTMLEVAELTEEKQRLEHLVLQLQGETETIGEYITLYQQQRRLLKQKDMERDLQLQQLADDREMMKLKLKELNYLVHRLVQEQQEGGPEQHHDGLHSSSLSHLDASFAANNTTSPSSGASTPSSPMVRANGAEGDYHHEHHHDHDHDHDHQHHSPPLPKVHIRPTETAGRILSLLTDIKEANIPYGSGVQHCSCCSGRLETV, from the exons ATGGCAGACAAGGCAGAGAAAATCGCTGCTGCAaggaaaaag CTCAAGCAGTACCAGGCACGGCAGAAGGACCGGGATCATGATCCGCACCAGCCGCAGGAAGGTTGCACCGAACCGACCCCGCCAGACATAGGTCAACCGTAcgcgacaacaacaacaacagatgCTGCACACCCAGACCAGCACCAGCCGTCATCGCCTTCGCCCCAACCATCCTTCACCTCCGTTGAGCTCACGGCACCGAAACCCTCCACAACAGTCGATGGGCCACCCGGTGGATCCGTTTCGATTGCGAACTAtttcagcaacaacagcagcagcaacagcaccaacacCTTCGCCTTCTCCCACCAGCCCGGTGCGGTGGATTTGTTCGAGAATGTCGAACCAAAGCTGGCGGAAACGGCACCACCGGCACCGATTGCTGAAGTCCGCCAACCCGAACCACCGCAGCCAGCGCCGGCGCTACCGGTCGATGCCAGCCTGTACAACATTAACCGGCTCTCAGACGAAATCGGCAATCTGATCGCGAACGCAAACGCCGACCTCGgaccacaaaacacaatactCGAGCTGGAGTCGGAAAAGGCCGACCTGGGCCGGCAGCTGAACGcggaacggttggaaaacgACGAGCTGCGGCTGCGGCTACGCAACAACCAGTCGCTGGTGGACGAGCTGAAGCTCGAGATTGACCGGTTGCGGCTGGAGAACAGCACGCGGCTCACCGTCGAGATGGGACCGCTGCAGGAGCAGCTGCAGATGCAGATCCAGGCGGTCGGGGTGCTGGTGGGCGAGAAGGCCGAACTTACCGCCTCGCTGAGCAGGTGCAAGTCACTGCTCCAGGAACGGTCAGCCGAAACGGACGAGCTGCAGCGTCGGCTGCAGGATTCGGCCAGCGCGGTGCAGCGGCTCGAGCGCGAGCTGACCGAAGCGAAGAGTCAGGGCCAGCGGTACGAGCGGCTGGAAGAGACGATAGCCTCCCAGGTCGGCGAGTACCAGCGGGAGGCGGAACGGTTCCGCAAGCTGCACGACGAGCTGCAGGAAGATTTGGCCGAGTTGCGCCAAAAGCTGACCGTGCGGAACGAGGAATATCAAGCCGCCCAGCAGTCGCTCGAGCAGGTACGGTCCGAGCTGGGGCTGGCGAAGGTGCGCATCGATCAGCTCACCACGGACGATGGGCAGGATTACAATGCAAAGATTGAGTCGCTAACGCAGCAAAATCTGATCAAGGCGCAGCAGATCAAGGATCTGCAGGACGTGATCAAGCAGATCGGCACGGAGCGGGACCAGAGCAGCCAGCAGTACCAGAACTACGTGCTGCACCTGAACAAGGAGATCAGCAATCTGGCGGAAAAGATCCAGGAGCTGACGGACGAGAACAACCGGCTGGCGAAGAGCGAGGAGGCGGCCGTACGCTTTGCCAACGAGCTCGAGCGGCAGATACAGCAGCAGATGCAGCGGCAGCAGTCGGTGTACGTGGCGGGTCAGGAGGGGCCGGCCGGCGAGGGCGATGGGAAGTGGCGCGAGCAGGCGGAACAGCTAACAGCGGAGCTGGACGGTTTGCGGCAAAGTTACGACAAATTGGCACGTGAAAAGGAGGAGCTTatg AATGGAAGTGTTTCGAACgaggaaaaacagaaaaccgaCTACGAAGCGCAGCTGAAGCAGTACGAAGAGCAGGTTGCCGATCTGCAGCTTACGGTGGAACGCTTGCAACTGGACAAACCGGACGTGGCAAAGCTGCTGGCGGAGATTGAGAGCGGTCGGGTCGGTGCTTCCCGTGCCGTGCAGCAGAACCAGGAGCTTAAATCACAGCTGGAAGAGATGCAGCGAGCGTTTGTGCAGATTGTGAGTGAGGCTTGTGCCTGTATACCATTTTTGGGCTTTAATGAATCAAACGTTTCTTCTCCCCTATTTTTTTTCCAGAGCAACGACAAGCTAAACCTCACGGATAAGCTGCAGACGGAGCTGCACCTGGGGAAGGAGATGAAAGCAAACTACGGCAATCTCGAGACCGAGCTGGGTGCCATACGCGAGAAGCTGCACTACAAGGACGAGGAAATGATACGGCTGGCGCACGAAAACACCGAGCTGAGCAAGCAAATCTACCAGCAGAATCAGGAGATCGATCGGTTGCGCTACTACGAGTCCCGCTCGAACGATGCCGCCACGCTGCAGCGCGAGCTGGAGCTGCAGAAGCGCACTGCAGAGGAGCTGCGGCGCCAGCTGCGCGAAGGATCGGAAACGCGCGCCGTGGTAGCGAACGGTGACAGTGAGCAAGCGATTGCACAGTCCCGCCCGGTGGACAGTGCCCAGCTGCAGCAGGAAATTGACACGCTGCGGGAGGAAAAGGCCGAGCTGCTGAAGGCACTGAACCGCTTCCAGCAGGATCGATCGCAGGAACAGGCCGGTCAAAACGGTggcaccacagcagcagcgttcGATCACCAGTCGTCGATCGTGAGCAGCATCCCGACGATCGAGGCGATGGAGAAGCTGCAGCAGCGGTTCAAGCGCACCATGCTGGAGGTGGCCGAGCTGACGGAGGAAAAGCAGCGGCTCGAGCATCtggtgctgcagctgcagggCGAGACGGAAACGATCGGCGAGTACATCACgctgtaccagcagcagcgccggcTGCTCAAGCAGAAGGACATGGAGCGCGatctgcagctgcagcagctggcgGACGATCGGGAAATGATGAAGCTGAAGCTGAAGGAGCTCAACTATCTCGTGCACCGGCTGGTACAGGAACAGCAGGAGGGTGGGCCGGAGCAGCACCATGACGGGttacacagcagcagcctcaGTCATCTGGATGCGAGCTTCGCAGCGAACAACACTACTAGTCCGAGTAGCGGTGCATCGACACCGTCATCACCGATGGTGCGTGCGAACGGTGCTGAAGGGGATTACCACCACGAACACCATCatgatcacgatcacgatcacgaccaccagcaccactcTCCGCCATTACCAAAGGTGCACATCAGGCCGACGGAAACGGCCGGCCGCATCCTGTCGCTGCTGACCGACATCAAGGAGGCGAACATTCCGTACGGCAGCGGGGTGCAGCACTGTTCCTGCTGCTCCGGACGGCTCGAGACGGTTTAG